In Arachis hypogaea cultivar Tifrunner chromosome 2, arahy.Tifrunner.gnm2.J5K5, whole genome shotgun sequence, a genomic segment contains:
- the LOC112728541 gene encoding uncharacterized protein, with protein sequence MGATPFHYSILEVRLAKHFDKPTDMRYDGTQDPQEHLTAFEARMNLEGVGDEVRCRAFPVTLAGPAIRWFNSLLQGSVAGFSDISRAFLAQFTTRIAKAKHPINLLGVTQKADETTRKYLDRFNDKCLEIEGLTDSVASLCLTNGLLNEDFRKHLTTRPVWTMQEIHTVAREYINDEEVSRVVAANKRQPSYTQPRQHGNGERQKEHARDGGPSRTPRPFPRIAEKGILSKPRALKDWTGDNKILYCDYHKGYRHKTQDCFDLKNALKQAIRDGKLAKFSHLIREPRRRGRDQDGEDKSRTAKRRQEPRDEDQGLTIANVVTARNTAPRSRSAHKKDTKVLAISSSPSQSSKRAPSISFGPED encoded by the exons ATGGGCGCCACCCCATTCCACTATTCTATCCTCGAGGTCCGGTTGGCAAAGCACTTtgacaaaccaacggacatgaggtatgacgGGACACAAGACCCGCAGGAGCAcctcacggcctttgaggccCGAATGAACCTAGAGGGAGTGGGAGACGAGGTAAGGTGTCGCGCTTTCCCGGTCACCCTGGCAGGCCCTGCGATACGATGGTTCAATAGCCTCCTGCAGGGCTCCGTGGCCGGTTTCTCAGACATCAGTCGCGCCTTCTTAGCACAATTCACCACCAGAATCGCGAAGGCAAAACACCCGATCAATCTGCTCGGCGTCACTCAGAAAGCTGACGAGACGACCAGAAAATACCTAGATCGCTTCAATGACAAATGCTTGGAAATAGAGGGGTTAACGGATTCGGTGGCAAGTCTATGCCTGACCAATGGACTTCTCAACGAGGATTTCAGAAAGCATCTCACCACTAGGCCAGTCTGGACGATGCAAGAGATCCATACAGTGGCACGCGAATACATTAACGATGAGGAAGTCAGCCGAGTTGTGGCTGCCAACAAGCGGCAACCCTCCTACACTCAGCCCAGGCAACATGGCAACGGAGAACGACAGAAGGAGCACGCCAGAGACGGCGGCCCGAGCAGAACACCTAGACCATTTCCCCGT ATAGCTGAGAAAGGAATCTTGTCGAAGCCCCGTGCACTGAAGGACTGGACTGGCGATAACAAAATCCTGTACTGCGATTACCATAAAGGCTACAGACATAAGACGCAGGACTGTTTTGACCTAAAAAATGCGCTTAAACAAGCAATTAGAGATGGGAAACTGGCTAAATTCTCCCATCTCATCAGGGAACCGAGGAGACGAGGTCGTGACCAAGACGGGGAAGACAAGTCCCGAACAGCGAAGCGGCGACAAGAACCAAGGGACGAGGACCAAGGTCTTACCATAGCAAACGTAGTGACCGCGAGGAACACAGCCCCAAGATCAAGATCAGCACACAAAAAAGACACGAAAGTCCTGGCGATCTCCTCTTCACCCTCACAAAGTTCTAAAAGGGCCCCGTCCATTTCCTTCGGACCAGAAGATTAA
- the LOC112751964 gene encoding uncharacterized protein, with translation MSRRDVPDSDPDDDASASSSGEEEEEAEETTVAETAKTVSEYEKQRLSRIAENNAKLEALGLHKMASSLLNRKGKEKLKEEEEELDDHDDDDDEYIPDDDAEEPVSDSSDDKDEEFVIGNASGSRKRKVKDKGLKMKAKVSGKKHCNRNSEYIDGDDEDEALRLAIALSLQDSGVEDSSSKHVVKNITKSEKKRNIQNQEDKERKKNKKLFASRLQMTEDELIVHFFQLDEAGKGTVSMRDLQRAAIAHDFSWTDKELVDMIRCFDSDGDGRISLDDFRKIAVRCNLIRET, from the exons atgtcaaGACGCGATGTACCTGATTCTGATCCAGATGACGATGCCTCAGCTTCAAGCTCCggcgaggaagaggaagaggcggAAGAAACCACCGTTGCCGAGACCGCAAAGACGGTTTCGGAGTACGAGAAGCAGAGGCTATCGAGAATAGCGGAGAATAACGCAAAGCTGGAGGCACTAGGTCTGCATAAAATGGCGTCTTCCTTGTTGaacagaaaagggaaagagaagctcaaagaagaagaagaagaattagatgatcatgatgatgatgatgatgagtataTCCCCGACGATGATGCAGAAGAACCAGTATCAGATTCTTCGGACGATAAAGATGAAGAATTTGTGATCGGAAATGCTTCTGGATCGCGCAAAAGGAAG GTGAAGGACAAAGGTTTAAAAATGAAAGCTAAAGTGTCTGGGAAGAAGCATTGTAATAGGAATTCAGAGTACATTGAtggtgatgatgaagatgaagctTTGAGGCTG GCAATTGCTCTTTCTCTGCAAGACAGTGGTGTAGAAGATTCCTCTTCCAAACATGTAGTGAAGAACATTACCAAGTCTGAGAAAAAGAGGAATATTCAAAATCAAgaagataaagaaagaaagaagaacaagaaattg TTTGCTAGTAGACTGCAAATGACTGAAGATGAACTCATTGTACACTTCTTCCAGCTTGATG AAGCAGGAAAAGGAACTGTATCAATGAGAGATCTACAAAGAGCGGCCATAGCTCATGATTTCTCTTGGACTGACAAAGAATTGGTCGATATGATTCGTTGCTTTGATAGTGATGGAGATGGAAGG ATAAGCCTTGACGATTTCCGGAAGATTGCTGTTCGATGCAACTTGATTAGAGAGACTTAA
- the LOC112728557 gene encoding uncharacterized protein, which translates to MSKEPAVSLHLAEANPYWLDPITEFIKNGRLPDNEKAAKALRREAANDKKGAWADELASILHSYRITKQSTTGETPFRLTYGVDPIIPVEVGEPSPRLLLKGLEEAVEKYLIDEAREMAHLTEVALKQRIALRYNTKVLRREFEKDDLVLRRNDIELATHGEGKLAANWEGPYRVREVLDKGAYKLEKLDGREIPRTWNAGNLRRFYS; encoded by the exons ATGTCAAAGGAACCGGCAGTTAGCCTCCATTTGGCGGAGGCAAATCCCTACTGGTTAGATCCGATCACCGAGTTCATCAAAAACGGCAGACTCCCTGACAACGAGAAAGCAGCTAAAGCGTTGAGAAGGGAGGCAGCCAA CGACAAGAAAGGTGCATGGGCCGATGAGCTCGCTTCAATCCTCCATTCCTACCGTATAACTAAGCAGTCTACCACTGGAGAAACCCCTTTCCGCTTGACGTACGGAGTAGACCCCATAATACCTGTGGAAGTTGGCGAACCAAGCCCGCGACTACTTTTAAAAGGATTAGAAGAAGCAGTGGAGAAATACTTGATAGATGAGGCAAGGGAGATGGCGCACTTGACAGAAGTAGCGCTAAAGCAAAGAATAGCCCTACGTTATAACACCAAAGTACTCAGGAGGGAGTTTGAAAAAGATGACTTAGTCTTGCGACGCAACGACATAGAACTCGCGACCCATGGGGAAGGAAAGCTTgcggcaaactgggaaggacCCTACAGGGTCAGAGAAGTGCTTGACAAAGGAGCATACAAACTAGAGAAGCTGGATGGCAGGGAGATACCGAGAACTTGGAACGCAGGTAACCTGAGACGATTTTATTCCTAG